A part of Microbulbifer sp. MI-G genomic DNA contains:
- a CDS encoding bifunctional protein-serine/threonine kinase/phosphatase, translating to MTETGPTISAQSPAAAPQALLQLRHGLCSRAGIKPQNEDSALFHWPQSPHLQQYLGAVAALADGVSSAEAGALASHTATGQFVRDYYKVPDTWSVAHAGQKILASINSKLYRKSHDYPQQEKGFLCTFSALVFKSRTAHYFHIGDSRIYHLRSNTLKCLTRDHNITLAHRQQMLSRALGMDTGLQVDYGQVDLADNDTLLITSDGVHDFIDGEVLRELLAQTHSSEQEKAEALVRLAEENGSDDNLSALVVRVQALPQATLDDYSRQLTRLPFPPELEPGMVLDGYRVERELFSSQRSQLYLVCDTASGETLVMKTPSVNYEDDIHYIDRFVQEEWIGLRIHSEHVVRLHRQERPRSALYYLMEYVDGITLETWIARNRFPKPAEAFRILKQVAAGLQAFHDQETIHQDLKPANIMVDRSGQVKIIDFGSVYIAGSAEIFRPLEHPAALGTASYSDPHYILGHNSGIRGDIYALATIAYEMFTGELPYGEEIEACRSNADYERLRYRSATQFNPVVPLWFDRALERGCSIDLEQRYPTLEALIRDLGNPNPDYLREDPTDKGDASLFWKILCGIWVITLLAVVALFSSGT from the coding sequence ATGACCGAAACCGGCCCGACCATTTCCGCACAGTCCCCGGCTGCCGCGCCGCAAGCGCTGCTGCAGCTGCGCCACGGCCTGTGCAGTCGCGCCGGTATCAAGCCGCAGAATGAAGACTCGGCCCTGTTCCACTGGCCGCAAAGCCCGCACCTGCAACAGTACCTTGGTGCGGTGGCGGCACTGGCGGACGGGGTCAGTTCCGCCGAGGCCGGGGCCCTGGCCAGCCACACCGCCACCGGGCAGTTTGTGCGGGACTACTACAAGGTGCCGGACACCTGGTCGGTGGCCCATGCCGGGCAAAAGATCCTCGCCTCCATCAACAGCAAGCTGTACCGCAAAAGCCACGACTACCCCCAGCAGGAGAAGGGCTTCCTGTGCACTTTCTCGGCCCTGGTGTTCAAATCCCGCACCGCCCACTATTTCCATATCGGCGACAGCCGCATCTATCACCTGCGCAGCAATACCCTCAAGTGCCTGACCCGCGACCATAACATTACCCTGGCGCACCGCCAGCAGATGCTGTCCCGCGCACTCGGCATGGATACCGGCCTGCAGGTGGACTACGGGCAGGTGGACCTGGCTGACAACGACACGCTGCTGATCACCAGCGACGGCGTGCACGATTTTATTGACGGAGAGGTTCTGCGCGAACTGCTCGCGCAGACCCATTCAAGTGAACAGGAAAAAGCGGAAGCCCTGGTGCGCCTCGCCGAGGAAAACGGCAGCGATGATAATCTGTCGGCGCTGGTGGTGCGGGTGCAGGCACTGCCCCAGGCCACCCTGGACGATTACAGCCGCCAACTCACGCGGCTGCCATTTCCACCGGAGCTGGAGCCGGGCATGGTGCTGGACGGATACCGGGTGGAGCGGGAGCTGTTCTCCTCCCAGCGCAGCCAACTGTATCTGGTGTGCGATACGGCCTCCGGCGAAACCCTGGTGATGAAAACCCCCTCGGTGAATTACGAGGACGATATCCACTATATCGACCGCTTTGTGCAGGAGGAGTGGATCGGCCTGCGCATCCACAGCGAGCATGTGGTACGCCTGCATCGGCAGGAGCGCCCGCGCAGCGCACTCTACTACCTGATGGAATACGTGGACGGCATCACCCTGGAGACCTGGATTGCCCGCAACCGCTTTCCCAAGCCGGCGGAAGCCTTCCGTATTCTCAAACAGGTCGCGGCGGGGCTGCAGGCGTTTCACGACCAGGAGACCATTCACCAGGACCTGAAACCGGCGAATATCATGGTGGATCGCAGCGGCCAGGTAAAAATTATCGACTTCGGCTCGGTGTATATCGCCGGCAGCGCCGAGATCTTCCGCCCGCTGGAGCACCCGGCGGCACTGGGTACCGCCAGCTATTCGGACCCCCACTATATTCTCGGCCACAACAGCGGCATTCGCGGCGATATCTACGCCCTGGCCACCATTGCCTACGAGATGTTTACCGGGGAACTCCCCTATGGGGAGGAGATCGAGGCGTGTCGCTCCAATGCGGATTACGAGCGCCTGCGCTACCGTTCCGCCACCCAGTTCAATCCGGTAGTCCCCCTCTGGTTTGACCGCGCACTGGAGCGCGGCTGCAGTATCGACCTGGAACAGCGCTACCCCACCCTGGAGGCGTTGATACGGGACCTGGGCAACCCCAATCCGGACTATC
- a CDS encoding NarK family nitrate/nitrite MFS transporter: MSQSSGLNVFHWGDPKIKTLHVTWFAFFLTFVVWFSHAPLMVFIKEAFDLTSQQVKALLILNVALTIPARIVIGMLVDKLGPRLVYSGLLITSSAICLGFATADSYQSLALFRFLLGFVGAGFVIGIRMVGEWFPARQVGLAEGIYGGWGNFGSAAGAMTLPTLALLFGGEDGWRYALGLTGVIAGLYGILYYRIARNTPKGSTYFKPKKSGGLEVTSKRDFYFYLLMNVPMYLALAALAYKLSPSGVALLSQEATYSMWALLVALFALQTRMIWNVNKEHLHKGVPELEKYNFKQVAILDLAYFVTFGSELAVVSMLPLFFLETFEGLSPVKAGLLASGFAFMNLVARPTGGYFSDKLGRRRSLMFLIGGLAVGYFVLSQIDGSWWIPAAVIATMCCSFFVQAGEGAVFAIVPLVKRRMTGQIAGMAGAYGNVGAVTFLTALSYVSYSQFFLVIAGAAAVIFFACVFLDEPKGKIAEVLPDGTVQLISVE; encoded by the coding sequence ATGAGTCAATCCAGCGGCCTCAATGTGTTTCATTGGGGCGATCCCAAAATAAAGACGCTGCACGTTACCTGGTTTGCGTTCTTCCTGACTTTCGTGGTGTGGTTTTCCCACGCTCCGCTGATGGTCTTTATCAAGGAAGCCTTCGATCTCACCAGCCAGCAGGTGAAAGCCCTGTTAATTCTCAATGTGGCACTCACCATCCCCGCGCGTATTGTGATCGGTATGCTGGTGGACAAGCTGGGTCCGCGCCTGGTGTACAGCGGCCTGCTGATCACCTCATCCGCAATCTGCCTGGGCTTCGCCACTGCAGACAGTTACCAGTCCCTGGCCCTGTTCCGCTTTTTGCTCGGCTTTGTCGGAGCGGGCTTCGTGATCGGCATCCGCATGGTGGGCGAGTGGTTCCCGGCCAGGCAGGTGGGCCTGGCGGAGGGTATCTACGGCGGCTGGGGGAATTTCGGTTCCGCCGCCGGTGCCATGACCCTGCCCACCCTCGCCCTGCTGTTCGGTGGCGAGGATGGCTGGCGCTACGCCCTCGGCCTCACCGGGGTGATCGCCGGGCTCTACGGCATCCTCTACTACCGCATCGCCCGCAATACCCCCAAGGGTTCCACCTATTTCAAGCCGAAGAAAAGTGGTGGCCTGGAAGTGACCAGCAAGCGGGACTTCTACTTCTACCTGCTGATGAATGTGCCCATGTACCTGGCGCTGGCGGCACTGGCCTACAAGCTCTCTCCCAGCGGGGTGGCCCTGCTCAGCCAGGAGGCCACCTACAGCATGTGGGCACTGCTGGTAGCCCTGTTCGCTTTACAGACCCGCATGATCTGGAATGTGAACAAAGAGCATCTGCACAAGGGGGTGCCGGAGCTGGAGAAATACAATTTCAAGCAGGTGGCCATTTTGGACCTGGCCTACTTCGTCACCTTCGGCTCGGAACTGGCAGTGGTCTCCATGCTGCCACTGTTCTTCCTGGAAACCTTTGAAGGGCTGAGCCCGGTGAAGGCCGGCCTGCTCGCTTCCGGCTTTGCCTTTATGAACCTGGTGGCGCGCCCCACCGGCGGCTACTTCTCCGACAAGCTGGGGCGCCGCCGCAGCCTGATGTTCCTGATTGGCGGCCTTGCGGTGGGTTACTTTGTACTGAGCCAGATTGACGGCAGCTGGTGGATTCCCGCCGCGGTGATCGCCACCATGTGCTGCTCCTTCTTTGTACAGGCCGGCGAGGGGGCGGTGTTTGCCATCGTACCTCTGGTGAAGCGCCGCATGACCGGGCAGATTGCCGGCATGGCCGGGGCCTATGGGAATGTGGGCGCGGTGACCTTTCTCACCGCCCTGTCCTATGTAAGCTACAGCCAGTTTTTCCTGGTGATCGCCGGGGCCGCCGCTGTGATCTTCTTTGCCTGCGTATTTCTGGATGAGCCCAAGGGCAAGATTGCAGAAGTGCTGCCAGACGGCACGGTGCAGCTGATTAGCGTAGAGTAA